The Brachyspira hyodysenteriae ATCC 27164 genome includes a window with the following:
- a CDS encoding GerMN domain-containing protein translates to MPRYEQLKSKSKSISYTRQIRNESKEINLKKPIIISVTFIIAAALIFTVVKKYSPMVDIAIKDFFSINHKEAMLLESDGVTEDQNKMSFLNNIPLFNFFIKADTNETLSVMAYETNSKIETSLDMMSENITNSGIITKESLLPFFNNSGSNNSILYDSGYVDYGNNHESVIHSNNMNTLNRIPENDAANNSEENIIVADIENTHTQEEKTYNYLEQMILENRQNNNVQNTNIQNNTETKKGIFDDILKPKDNITKRETTTMKPASTTTFSTKPPASYVENTKKDNINTNESYNFDIDKYLNNNDKERVVNNNQVNNNTLNNDIKENTINDNTKKSANNTIVNNNTKPNRKDIMQTSVYTMTNSLDKPNIDYNRVIKDMVNPNNNNPVRENNTIVNNSRENNNNSIINKPADEENNTIESIESTIAKNNELKDNIKETSVLKNDNIIKNNNAEYKKEIIKKAQNDINNYNIKKANNNITRDIKERKLKENSNEGIYLVEYSESTGSITLIFRERKFNNKSSVEEAIKELLIGATDEENNRNIISCIPKDTELLDIFIENNTVYLNFNENFEFNPLGNEGTMVQIYQLVYTATQFEGIDNVIFLINGQLNETIGAEGAIENMPFTRFE, encoded by the coding sequence GTGCCAAGATACGAGCAGCTTAAATCAAAATCTAAAAGTATATCATATACGAGACAAATTAGAAACGAAAGTAAAGAAATAAATTTGAAAAAACCTATAATTATTTCTGTAACTTTTATCATCGCAGCAGCTTTGATATTTACAGTTGTGAAAAAATATTCTCCTATGGTAGATATAGCTATAAAAGATTTCTTTTCTATTAATCATAAAGAAGCAATGCTGTTAGAAAGTGATGGTGTTACAGAAGATCAAAATAAAATGAGCTTTTTAAATAATATACCATTATTTAACTTCTTTATAAAAGCAGATACAAATGAAACTCTATCTGTAATGGCATATGAAACAAATTCCAAAATAGAAACTTCTTTGGATATGATGTCTGAAAATATTACAAACTCGGGTATAATAACTAAAGAATCTTTGCTTCCTTTCTTTAATAACAGCGGAAGTAATAATTCTATACTTTATGACAGCGGATATGTAGATTATGGAAATAATCATGAATCTGTTATACATTCAAATAATATGAATACATTAAATAGAATACCTGAAAATGATGCTGCAAATAATAGTGAAGAAAATATCATTGTTGCAGATATAGAAAATACTCATACTCAAGAAGAGAAAACATATAATTATCTTGAGCAGATGATATTAGAAAATAGACAGAATAATAATGTTCAAAATACCAATATACAAAATAATACAGAAACTAAAAAAGGTATATTCGATGATATTTTAAAGCCAAAAGATAATATTACAAAAAGAGAAACAACAACTATGAAGCCGGCATCAACTACTACTTTCAGTACAAAGCCTCCGGCTAGCTATGTAGAAAATACTAAGAAAGATAATATAAATACAAATGAAAGTTATAATTTTGATATTGATAAATATTTGAATAATAATGATAAAGAAAGAGTAGTAAATAACAATCAAGTTAATAATAATACGCTAAATAATGATATAAAAGAAAATACAATAAATGATAATACTAAAAAATCTGCAAACAATACTATAGTAAATAATAATACAAAGCCAAATAGAAAAGATATAATGCAGACATCTGTTTATACAATGACTAATTCTTTGGATAAACCCAATATTGATTATAATAGAGTAATAAAAGATATGGTTAATCCAAATAATAATAATCCTGTAAGAGAAAATAATACTATAGTAAATAACAGCAGGGAAAATAATAACAATTCAATAATAAATAAGCCTGCAGATGAAGAAAATAATACAATAGAAAGTATAGAAAGCACTATAGCAAAAAATAATGAATTAAAAGATAATATAAAAGAAACCTCAGTATTGAAAAATGATAATATAATAAAAAATAATAATGCTGAATATAAAAAAGAAATTATTAAAAAAGCTCAGAATGATATAAATAATTATAATATAAAAAAAGCTAATAATAATATTACTAGAGATATAAAAGAAAGAAAACTCAAAGAAAATAGTAATGAAGGAATATATTTAGTTGAATACAGCGAATCTACAGGCTCTATAACATTGATATTTAGAGAAAGAAAATTTAATAATAAATCTTCTGTAGAGGAAGCCATAAAAGAATTATTGATTGGTGCTACTGACGAAGAAAATAATAGAAATATAATAAGCTGCATACCTAAAGATACCGAATTGCTCGATATATTCATTGAGAATAATACAGTATATTTAAATTTCAATGAGAATTTTGAATTTAATCCTTTAGGAAATGAAGGAACTATGGTGCAGATTTATCAGTTAGTATATACAGCTACTCAATTTGAGGGTATAGATAATGTTATATTTCTTATAAATGGTCAGCTAAATGAAACTATAGGGGCTGAAGGTGCTATAGAGAATATGCCTTTCACTAGATTTGAGTAA
- a CDS encoding iron-containing alcohol dehydrogenase produces MAIIEFNIPTKITFGVDSLDCLPDAIKKYGGRTVLVTDGASFNQTGLIDQIVNKLNDNFINVMVYSDVNSTSTSDAADIIANLVRYSKAESIVAVGGFKIQNTAKGAAIVVTNSGEASDYINGQPVYHKPLPIIAVPTILGSLSEIATGMCLYDKYEEVNKQNNESNVYASNCIIDPTLYATVPVKYTISSALSVFALSFDIYMSNTLTSITEPLIVHAMKISMQGLKKLISDSNNIDNITTLATANMLCATSACHSSLGAIRALSIAINSVYAVNKSMVCSILLPHIMEYYITVAPNKYVVLSNVIDGIDPEMTPFEIANQSAQHIKQFLHNINLPTRLNEINIDRSKFDKVAELALKYPGMDQLPRTMNFDSIMTILDQAY; encoded by the coding sequence ATGGCTATAATAGAATTTAACATACCAACAAAAATAACATTCGGAGTTGATTCTCTTGACTGCTTACCAGATGCAATAAAGAAATACGGCGGAAGAACTGTATTGGTTACAGATGGAGCATCATTCAATCAAACCGGATTAATAGATCAAATAGTGAATAAACTTAATGATAATTTTATAAATGTAATGGTTTATTCAGATGTAAATTCTACAAGCACAAGCGATGCTGCAGATATTATTGCCAATTTGGTGAGATATAGTAAGGCAGAATCTATAGTTGCTGTAGGAGGCTTCAAAATACAAAATACAGCTAAAGGTGCTGCAATTGTAGTAACAAATAGCGGAGAAGCTTCAGATTATATAAATGGTCAGCCTGTATATCATAAACCTTTGCCTATTATAGCTGTGCCTACAATATTAGGTTCTTTATCTGAAATAGCTACAGGTATGTGCTTATATGATAAATATGAAGAAGTAAATAAGCAGAATAATGAATCTAATGTATATGCTTCAAATTGTATTATAGACCCTACTTTATATGCAACTGTACCTGTAAAATATACTATAAGCAGTGCTTTATCAGTATTTGCTTTATCATTTGATATATATATGAGTAATACTCTTACAAGCATAACAGAACCTTTGATAGTACATGCTATGAAAATAAGTATGCAGGGATTAAAAAAACTTATATCTGACAGCAATAATATAGATAATATAACAACTTTGGCAACTGCAAATATGTTATGTGCTACTTCAGCATGTCATAGCAGTTTGGGTGCTATAAGAGCTTTATCTATTGCTATAAATAGCGTATATGCAGTTAATAAATCTATGGTATGTTCTATATTGCTTCCTCATATTATGGAGTATTATATTACTGTTGCACCTAATAAATATGTTGTGCTTTCAAATGTAATAGATGGAATAGATCCTGAAATGACACCTTTTGAAATTGCTAACCAATCTGCACAGCATATAAAGCAATTCCTTCATAATATAAATTTACCTACAAGACTTAATGAGATAAATATAGATAGAAGTAAATTTGATAAAGTTGCGGAGTTAGCATTAAAATATCCTGGAATGGATCAGCTTCCTAGAACTATGAATTTTGATTCAATAATGACAATATTGGATCAGGCTTATTAA
- a CDS encoding peptide ABC transporter substrate-binding protein produces the protein MKKIICLLITLCLLLISCGNDQDGVETIRVSIGAEPQSIDPSFLSAIDSMIYAVHVFEGLTSKDENGNIIGGVAESWDISEDGLTITFHLRDNAKWSDGKNVVADEFVYSFRRLADPKTASAYSFLITPVKNADKILKGELPVEELGIKALDEKTLEIYFESPTAYFLELAAIPIFSPLREEFISDDWTFSTNTYIGNGPYRMIKRKPDEIISLELNTNYWNKDAMIAKRIDFIMFSDVSTAYAALKEGSILYSYKIPTTDIDLLREEGYLVTTDSLGTAYYALNNTNEVLKDKRVRRALALAIDRNYIVENITKGGEKPAAAFIPYGLKDVKGDFRENGGGYYSVKKEDYQANIEEAKKLLEEAGYTNGENFPVLEFKTNPGTGITIAEAIQQMWKENLNIDMTITQEEWSVFQKNRQTRNYVVCRADWIGDYLDPMTFADLFVSTSAGNRVGYNNPEYDRLILEAKNTIDNNIRMANMHKAEDKLIGEDMAFIPIYHYTSCSMQNTKLKNVLVDTLEIRRFFYSYIE, from the coding sequence ATGAAAAAAATAATTTGTTTATTAATCACACTTTGTTTATTATTGATATCATGCGGTAATGATCAGGATGGCGTTGAAACTATAAGAGTAAGTATTGGGGCAGAACCTCAAAGTATAGATCCTTCATTTTTGTCAGCAATAGACAGTATGATCTATGCAGTACATGTATTTGAAGGACTTACATCAAAAGATGAAAATGGAAACATAATAGGAGGAGTTGCTGAAAGTTGGGATATATCTGAAGACGGACTTACTATTACATTTCATTTAAGAGATAATGCTAAATGGTCTGATGGAAAAAATGTTGTTGCAGATGAATTTGTATATTCTTTCAGAAGATTAGCAGATCCTAAAACAGCATCAGCATACAGCTTTTTAATAACTCCTGTAAAAAATGCTGATAAAATACTTAAAGGAGAACTTCCTGTAGAAGAGCTCGGAATAAAAGCATTAGATGAAAAAACTTTAGAAATATATTTTGAAAGCCCTACAGCATATTTTTTGGAATTAGCAGCTATTCCTATATTCTCACCTCTTAGAGAAGAATTTATAAGTGATGATTGGACTTTCTCTACTAATACATACATAGGTAATGGTCCATATAGAATGATAAAAAGAAAACCTGATGAGATAATATCATTAGAATTGAATACTAATTATTGGAATAAAGATGCTATGATAGCTAAAAGAATAGATTTTATAATGTTCTCTGATGTATCCACTGCTTATGCTGCTTTGAAAGAAGGCTCTATTTTATATTCATATAAAATACCTACTACAGATATAGATTTGCTAAGAGAGGAAGGATATTTAGTTACAACAGATTCTTTAGGAACAGCTTATTATGCTTTGAATAATACAAATGAAGTTTTAAAAGATAAAAGAGTAAGAAGAGCATTAGCTTTAGCTATAGATAGAAACTATATAGTAGAAAATATCACAAAAGGCGGAGAGAAACCTGCGGCTGCTTTTATACCTTATGGCTTGAAAGATGTAAAAGGTGATTTCAGAGAAAATGGAGGCGGATATTACAGCGTTAAAAAAGAAGATTATCAAGCGAATATCGAAGAAGCAAAAAAACTTTTAGAAGAAGCAGGATATACTAATGGAGAAAATTTCCCTGTATTGGAATTTAAAACAAATCCAGGAACAGGCATTACAATAGCAGAAGCTATTCAGCAAATGTGGAAAGAGAATCTAAATATAGATATGACTATCACTCAGGAAGAATGGTCAGTATTTCAAAAGAACAGACAGACAAGAAATTATGTGGTATGCAGAGCTGATTGGATAGGAGATTATCTTGATCCTATGACTTTTGCTGATCTATTCGTTAGTACAAGTGCAGGAAACAGAGTAGGATACAATAATCCTGAATATGACAGACTTATATTAGAGGCTAAAAACACTATTGATAACAATATAAGAATGGCTAATATGCATAAGGCTGAAGATAAACTAATAGGTGAAGATATGGCTTTTATACCTATTTATCATTATACATCTTGTTCAATGCAAAATACTAAATTGAAAAATGTTTTAGTTGATACTTTAGAAATAAGAAGATTTTTTTATTCGTATATAGAATAA
- a CDS encoding rhodanese-like domain-containing protein: MLKSLNVQEAADLIKSGNDIKLLDVRSKMEVNMTGAIEGSILIDLNDPISEKLVNDLDKSGKYLLYCATGARSEALAHYMDRNGFKEIYNLIYAGHSQLAMALAK; encoded by the coding sequence ATGTTAAAATCTTTAAATGTTCAAGAGGCTGCTGATTTAATAAAGTCAGGTAATGATATAAAGTTATTAGATGTAAGAAGCAAAATGGAAGTTAATATGACAGGAGCAATAGAAGGAAGCATATTAATAGATTTGAATGATCCGATATCCGAAAAATTAGTTAATGATTTAGATAAGTCAGGAAAATATCTTTTATATTGTGCTACAGGTGCTAGATCAGAGGCTTTGGCTCATTATATGGATAGAAACGGATTTAAAGAAATATATAATCTAATTTATGCCGGACACAGTCAATTAGCAATGGCCTTAGCAAAATAA
- a CDS encoding peptide ABC transporter substrate-binding protein: protein MKKIITVFLMAASLFVLSCGGSGGNNNDAIVINMGAEPRTIDPSLNSLNVVSAMLYHPFESLTKIGADGKLTGGMAESWDISEDGKTYTFHLRTNALWSDGKPVTAYDFEYSWKRVVNPDVAAQYASLLEIIKNAKEINAGNMDYNELGVKAIDDHTFQVELVDPAAYFLEFMTTVSVFAPVRKDIIEQYGDDWTLSPETYICNGPYQMTERVMDEYITFEARTNYYNDETVAKKLKFISMADPNTAIAGIRGGTIHFSALEPPSSEIEKLKAENYIALKDGVGTFYLSLNITNNALKDKRVRQALSLSIDRNYLVSNVTMGGQAAAQGFVPPSMDGINGPYREEAGILIDTDNYTANVEKAKALMAEAGYANGEGFPVLEIRVSPGLHIIVAEAIQQMWKSNLNIDVTLKNDEYPLVLQYLLERNFDIGSMAWNADYRDPMTMLEIMVKGNTFNYGLYDNDAYNTLVNNARKTADPAVRMKYMMDAEKLLIDDMPFIPLYHRSYTLMVSPKLKNVVYNALGKHKFNYCYIE, encoded by the coding sequence ATGAAAAAAATAATAACTGTATTTTTAATGGCGGCTTCATTATTTGTTCTGTCATGCGGAGGAAGCGGAGGAAATAATAATGATGCTATAGTAATTAATATGGGGGCAGAACCTAGAACTATAGACCCTAGCCTAAATAGTTTGAATGTTGTTTCTGCTATGTTATATCATCCATTTGAAAGCTTAACAAAAATAGGTGCTGATGGAAAACTTACAGGCGGTATGGCAGAAAGCTGGGATATATCAGAGGACGGAAAGACATATACTTTTCATTTAAGAACTAATGCTTTATGGTCTGATGGTAAACCTGTAACAGCATACGATTTTGAATACAGCTGGAAAAGAGTTGTTAATCCTGATGTTGCAGCACAGTATGCTTCTTTATTAGAAATAATAAAAAATGCTAAAGAGATTAATGCCGGTAATATGGATTATAATGAGCTTGGTGTAAAAGCTATAGATGATCATACTTTTCAAGTAGAGCTTGTTGATCCTGCTGCTTACTTCTTGGAGTTTATGACTACAGTTTCAGTTTTTGCACCTGTAAGAAAGGATATTATAGAACAGTATGGAGATGATTGGACTTTATCACCTGAAACTTATATATGTAATGGTCCTTATCAAATGACTGAAAGAGTAATGGACGAGTACATCACTTTTGAAGCTAGAACTAATTATTATAATGATGAAACAGTTGCTAAGAAATTAAAATTCATTTCTATGGCTGATCCTAATACAGCTATTGCTGGAATTAGAGGAGGTACTATACATTTTTCAGCATTAGAACCGCCTTCTAGTGAAATAGAAAAATTAAAAGCAGAAAATTATATTGCTCTTAAAGACGGAGTAGGTACTTTCTATTTATCTCTTAATATCACAAATAATGCTTTGAAAGATAAAAGAGTGAGACAGGCTTTATCTTTGTCTATTGACAGAAATTATTTAGTATCAAATGTAACTATGGGCGGACAGGCAGCAGCTCAAGGTTTTGTTCCTCCTTCTATGGATGGTATCAATGGTCCGTACAGAGAAGAAGCAGGAATACTTATAGATACTGACAACTATACAGCAAATGTAGAAAAAGCTAAAGCTTTGATGGCTGAAGCTGGATATGCTAACGGAGAAGGTTTCCCTGTATTAGAGATAAGAGTTTCTCCTGGACTTCATATAATAGTTGCTGAAGCTATACAGCAGATGTGGAAATCTAATTTAAATATAGATGTAACATTAAAGAATGATGAATATCCTTTAGTTCTTCAGTATTTATTAGAAAGAAACTTTGATATTGGTTCTATGGCTTGGAATGCAGATTACAGAGATCCTATGACTATGCTTGAGATTATGGTTAAAGGCAATACATTCAACTATGGTTTATATGATAATGACGCTTATAACACTTTAGTTAACAATGCTAGAAAAACTGCTGATCCTGCTGTTAGAATGAAATATATGATGGATGCAGAAAAACTATTGATTGATGATATGCCTTTTATACCTCTTTATCATAGATCATATACTTTAATGGTTAGTCCTAAATTAAAAAATGTTGTATATAATGCTTTAGGAAAACATAAATTCAATTACTGTTACATAGAATAA
- a CDS encoding RsiV family protein, whose protein sequence is MIRNIITLSFILLIISCSNNKNNNINNNQTNTNTIETQTNELKQAEESNNNNTKNDSFNTPKNIEWISHHNYLKNDEGDFFSVYLNDRWPENNSELMPNYEKIKAAFNYKNLNDINQFYDKNSILDITNNRIYAEAENGDSIESTYSNITSFKMTSKSLNSSSKEINTTSSLKAAVYNYAYSDVSETNEYGSASTFSYKDSIFLLIPDDTNKLEVYDKISFDINEGFNLNNLKRNENLEFEDKKESISKLFENDMSDPYDEWLTNSADSYESSKSINITYFNDKTISITRTSTLYLGGAHGVYNNYNLVYSLETGEKIEATNFIKDFDDIELKSIMRDKLLSIEDRDEESYLVPLDEITLADTSFYIYADGVHFVWPIYTITAYVYGETEIVFDFDEIRPFIKDEYLYIIE, encoded by the coding sequence ATGATTAGAAATATTATTACATTATCTTTTATACTTTTAATAATATCATGTTCAAATAATAAAAATAATAACATTAATAATAATCAAACCAATACTAATACAATAGAAACTCAAACTAATGAATTAAAACAAGCTGAAGAATCAAACAATAATAATACAAAAAATGATAGTTTTAATACACCAAAAAATATAGAATGGATATCTCATCACAATTACTTAAAAAATGATGAAGGAGATTTCTTTTCTGTATATTTAAATGACAGATGGCCTGAAAATAACTCTGAATTAATGCCTAATTATGAAAAAATAAAGGCAGCTTTTAATTATAAAAATTTAAATGATATAAATCAATTTTATGATAAAAACAGCATTCTTGATATAACAAATAATAGAATATATGCAGAAGCTGAAAACGGCGACAGTATAGAAAGTACATATTCAAATATTACATCATTTAAAATGACTTCCAAATCATTAAATAGTTCATCAAAAGAAATAAATACAACTTCATCATTAAAAGCAGCTGTATATAACTATGCATATTCAGATGTTTCTGAAACTAATGAATATGGAAGTGCATCAACATTCTCATATAAAGATTCTATATTTTTGCTTATACCTGATGACACTAACAAATTAGAAGTATATGATAAAATTTCTTTTGATATAAATGAAGGTTTCAATCTAAATAATCTAAAAAGAAATGAAAATTTAGAATTTGAAGATAAAAAGGAAAGCATATCAAAATTATTTGAAAATGATATGAGTGATCCTTATGATGAATGGTTAACAAATTCAGCTGACAGCTATGAATCAAGTAAATCTATCAACATAACTTATTTTAATGATAAAACTATATCTATAACAAGAACTTCAACATTATATTTAGGCGGAGCACATGGAGTGTACAATAATTATAATTTAGTATATTCATTAGAAACAGGTGAAAAAATAGAAGCTACTAATTTTATAAAAGATTTTGATGATATTGAATTAAAAAGTATTATGAGAGATAAACTTTTATCAATAGAAGATAGAGATGAAGAAAGTTACTTAGTCCCTTTAGATGAAATAACTTTAGCTGATACATCTTTTTACATTTATGCTGACGGTGTGCATTTTGTATGGCCTATATATACTATAACAGCTTATGTTTATGGTGAAACAGAAATAGTTTTTGACTTTGATGAAATTAGACCATTCATAAAAGATGAATATTTATACATAATAGAATAA
- a CDS encoding peptide ABC transporter substrate-binding protein, with the protein MKKISIVFLMMFLIIISCGKKSETNTESISSISINLGPEPKTMDPTLNSINVVSSYILHAFEGLTKIDSNNNVRPGMAETWDISDDGLVYTFHIRKNAKWSDGKPVTAHDFEYSWKRAVDPKTAAEYSYMMEIVKNAKEINAGNMDYNSLGVRAIDDYTLEVQLENPAIYFIDFIASTVVFMPVRKDIIEQYGDQWTLTPETYIGNGPYKMKERVIDEKIVFDINTNYYDADKQVAKQINFVLMSDPNTAIAGIRGGTIDFSALEPPSAEIEKLNNEGYIVANNAIGTYYIELNITNKAFEDKRVRQALSLAIDRNYLVKNVTKGGQVPAGAFVPTEVRGLNSTFRKENKEYIDVNDYENNVKKAKELMAEAGYPDGANYPVIELKVSPGIYVLVGEALQQMWKENLNVNVSLVQEEFPITLQTLVEKDYQMARMGWTGDYNDPMTMLDVMTSGGGVNHTGFANKEYDDNLLTAKQTEDNNIRMSAMAKAENILMEEMPIIPLYYRADSFMKNPKLDGVVLNPLGRHKFNYSYIK; encoded by the coding sequence ATGAAAAAGATATCAATTGTTTTTTTAATGATGTTTTTGATTATAATATCATGCGGTAAAAAATCAGAAACAAATACTGAGTCAATTTCATCTATATCAATTAATTTAGGTCCTGAACCTAAGACTATGGATCCTACATTGAATTCTATTAACGTTGTATCATCTTATATACTTCATGCTTTTGAAGGATTAACAAAGATAGATTCAAATAATAATGTAAGACCTGGTATGGCAGAAACTTGGGATATATCAGATGATGGTTTAGTATATACATTCCATATAAGAAAGAATGCAAAATGGTCTGATGGTAAACCTGTAACTGCACATGATTTTGAATATTCTTGGAAAAGGGCTGTTGATCCAAAGACTGCAGCTGAATACTCATATATGATGGAAATAGTAAAAAATGCCAAAGAGATTAATGCAGGCAATATGGATTATAATAGTTTAGGAGTAAGAGCTATTGATGATTATACACTTGAAGTGCAGCTTGAAAATCCTGCTATTTATTTTATAGACTTCATAGCTTCTACAGTAGTGTTTATGCCTGTTAGAAAAGATATTATAGAACAATATGGAGATCAATGGACTTTAACTCCTGAAACATATATAGGAAACGGTCCATATAAAATGAAAGAAAGAGTAATAGATGAGAAAATAGTTTTTGACATTAATACTAACTATTACGATGCTGATAAACAAGTAGCTAAACAAATTAATTTTGTACTTATGAGCGATCCTAATACTGCTATTGCCGGTATAAGAGGCGGTACAATAGATTTTTCTGCATTAGAGCCTCCTTCTGCTGAAATAGAAAAATTAAATAATGAGGGTTATATAGTAGCAAATAATGCTATAGGGACTTATTACATAGAATTAAATATCACTAATAAAGCTTTTGAAGATAAAAGAGTAAGACAGGCTTTATCTCTTGCAATAGACAGAAACTATTTAGTAAAGAATGTTACTAAAGGCGGACAGGTTCCTGCGGGAGCTTTCGTACCTACTGAAGTAAGAGGATTAAACTCTACATTTAGAAAAGAAAATAAAGAATATATAGATGTTAATGATTATGAGAATAATGTAAAAAAAGCAAAAGAATTAATGGCTGAGGCTGGTTATCCTGATGGTGCAAATTACCCTGTTATAGAATTAAAAGTTTCTCCTGGTATTTATGTATTAGTTGGAGAGGCTTTGCAGCAGATGTGGAAAGAGAATTTAAATGTTAATGTATCTTTAGTACAGGAAGAATTCCCTATCACGCTTCAGACTTTAGTAGAAAAAGATTATCAAATGGCTAGAATGGGTTGGACAGGTGATTATAATGATCCTATGACTATGCTTGATGTTATGACTAGCGGCGGCGGAGTAAATCATACAGGATTTGCTAATAAAGAATATGATGATAATCTATTAACAGCAAAACAAACTGAAGATAATAATATAAGAATGTCTGCTATGGCTAAAGCTGAAAATATACTTATGGAAGAAATGCCTATTATACCTTTATATTATAGAGCAGATTCTTTTATGAAAAATCCTAAATTAGATGGTGTGGTATTAAATCCTTTAGGAAGACATAAATTTAATTATTCATATATTAAATAA
- a CDS encoding ribonuclease H-like domain-containing protein — protein MDLIKKTFQHIEGIGPKKETLLWEEGAVDWEDTLKNINYYAMPSSMREALKNELPKSIYNYNSKNYSYFLKRFPDSIIYRLYPVLMDKTVFLDIETTGIKPSKAHVTVIGCYDGKEMKVFVHGRNEHEFLDYIKNYSIIVTFNGSCFDIPFLERYFATTIKCAQIDLRFVLKDLGYTGGLKKIEQDVGISRGDDMEGVNGYTAVLLWNYYQDTKDETAIDSLIHYNLLDTINLEHLLCLAYNKYAESYNCQLLEYKTLPSVDHYKPNKKLIDALHKKPYKYAPKSED, from the coding sequence GTGGATTTAATAAAAAAAACATTTCAGCATATAGAAGGTATAGGACCTAAAAAAGAAACACTTCTATGGGAAGAAGGTGCTGTTGATTGGGAAGATACTTTAAAGAATATAAATTATTATGCTATGCCAAGCAGCATGAGAGAAGCGTTAAAAAATGAACTTCCTAAATCTATATATAATTATAATTCAAAAAATTACAGCTATTTTTTGAAAAGGTTTCCGGATTCCATAATATATAGACTTTATCCTGTTCTTATGGATAAAACCGTTTTTCTAGATATAGAAACTACAGGCATAAAACCGTCTAAGGCACATGTTACAGTTATAGGCTGTTATGACGGAAAAGAGATGAAAGTTTTTGTGCATGGCAGAAATGAGCATGAATTTTTAGACTATATAAAAAATTATTCTATAATTGTAACTTTCAATGGTTCTTGTTTTGATATACCATTTTTAGAAAGATATTTTGCTACAACTATAAAATGTGCTCAGATAGATTTGCGTTTTGTACTTAAAGATTTGGGATATACAGGCGGACTTAAAAAAATAGAACAAGATGTAGGTATTTCCAGAGGCGATGACATGGAAGGTGTTAATGGATATACTGCAGTTTTATTATGGAATTATTATCAAGATACTAAAGATGAAACAGCAATAGATTCATTAATACATTATAATTTACTTGATACTATTAATTTAGAGCATTTGCTTTGTTTAGCATATAATAAATATGCAGAAAGCTATAATTGCCAGCTTTTAGAGTATAAAACTTTACCTTCTGTAGATCATTATAAACCTAACAAAAAATTAATTGATGCTTTACACAAAAAGCCTTATAAATATGCTCCTAAAAGCGAAGATTAA